Proteins found in one Hemitrygon akajei chromosome 32, sHemAka1.3, whole genome shotgun sequence genomic segment:
- the gja9a gene encoding gap junction alpha-9 protein has product MGDWNFLGGILEEVHVHSTIVGKIWLTILFIFRMLVLGVAAEDVWNDEQSEFICNTEQPGCRNVCYDKAFPISLIRYWVLQVIFVSSPSLVYMGHALYRLRALEKERQKKKVELKGELEETDAMDEDRRRLERELRQLERRKLNKAPLRGSLLRTYVLHILTRSVVEVGFMMGQILLYGLELDPLYKCERLPCPNIVDCFVSRPTEKSVFMVFMLGIAAVSLSLNILEIIHLGCKKIELGLFGYYPKLKEDVRDLYINKSQKTSSVQQICVPISRPSQTMIPTAPSCYNLLLEKPVESAMYPIFTPPPGFKALQGDQKQFQKVEEQEPVANQFNTNCHSSASERQKKSSGSEDPSHCGEELEHPTTASFPVGSSHSASQMELSTAGVLYPTLPAGIASFTVGSASSSRKPRRVSATLNCATVAERSTESEPSSRGRCGFGATRSRAASKTDLKRPSRSDTPDSICESSSESKHSGNGDSPQALSPSRRMSLASNASGRRAPTDLQI; this is encoded by the coding sequence ATGGGCGACTGGAATTTCCTGGGGGGGATTTTGGAGGAAGTGCACGTCCACTCCACCATTGTTGGGAAAATATGGTTGACCATCCTCTTCATATTCCGCATGCTGGTGCTCGGAGTGGCCGCTGAAGACGTGTGGAACGACGAGCAGTCTGAGTTCATCTGCAACACCGAACAGCCCGGCTGCCGGAACGTCTGCTACGACAAAGctttccccatctccctcatTCGCTACTGGGTCCTGCAGGTCATCTTCGTGTCTTCGCCATCGTTGGTGTACATGGGCCATGCACTGTACAGGCTCCGGGCTCTGGaaaaagagaggcagaagaagaaGGTCGAGTTGAAGGGCGAACTCGAAGAGACTGACGCGATGGATGAGGACCGGCGAAGGTTGGAGCGAGAGTTAAGACAACTGGAGCGCAGGAAGTTGAACAAAGCACCACTGAGAGGGTCCCTCCTGCGCACCTACGTGTTACACATCCTCACCAGGTCTGTGGTCGAGGTAGGGTTTATGATGGGCCAAATCCTGCTCTACGGACTTGAGCTGGATCCCCTGTACAAATGCGAGCGGCTTCCCTGCCCCAACATCGTTGATTGCTTTGTCTCAAGGCCCActgagaagtcagtgttcatggtATTTATGCTGGGCATTGCTGCGGTTTCCCTGTCCCTAAACATCCTGGAAATCATCCATTTAGGCTGTAAGAAGATTGAGCTGGGGCTTTTTGGATACTACCCCAAACTGAAAGAAGACGTGAGGGATCTCTACATAAATAAATCACAGAAAACCTCGAGCGTCCAGCAAATCTGCGTCCCCATCTCAAGACCTTCGCAAACAATGATCCCCACTGCCCCCAGCTGTTACAACCTGTTGCTTGAGAAACCAGTGGAGTCCGCCATGTATCCAATATTTACGCCGCCGCCTGGGTTCAAAGCCCTTCAGGGTGATCAGAAACAGTTTCAGAAAGTTGAGGAGCAGGAGCCAGTGGCGAATCAGTTTAACACAAACTGTCATTCCAGCGCCAGTGAGCGGCAGAAGAAGTCCAGTGGATCAGAGGACCCAAGCCATTGTGGCGAAGAGTTGGAACACCCAACCACTGCCTCCTTTCCTGTTGGCAGCTCCCATTCAGCCAGTCAGATGGAACTATCGACGGCCGGAGTGTTGTACCCGACCCTTCCCGCAGGTATAGCTTCATTCACTGTGGGTTCAGCCAGCTCCAGTCGCAAGCCACGTCGGGTCAGCGCCACTCTGAACTGCGCCACGGTGGCAGAGCGCAGTACGGAGTCCGAACCGAGTAGCAGGGGAAGATGTGGCTTTGGCGCTACCCGGTCCAGGGCGGCCTCGAAAACAGACCTCAAACGGCCCAGCAGATCTGACACCCCCGATTCCATCTGTGAATCCAGCTCAGAGTCGAAGCATAGCGGGAACGGCGACAGCCCCCAGGCGCTCTCTCCCTCACGGAGAATGTCTTTGGCAAGTAACGCCAGCGGCAGGCGTGCTCCCACCGATCTTCAGATATGA